Proteins encoded together in one Streptomyces umbrinus window:
- a CDS encoding potassium channel family protein: MRVAIAGAGAVGRSIAGELLENGHEVLLIDKAPTAISVERVPQAEWLLADACEITSLDEAALQRCNVVIAATGDDKVNLVVSLLAKTEYGVPRVVARVNNPKNEWLFNESWGVDVAVSTPRLMSALVEEAVSVGDLVRLLRFSHGDANLVELTLPPESALAGTQVGEVAWPEDTSLVTIIRGTRVLTPTPEDSLEAGDELLFVAAQAREEQLEDLLSVRREETTG; this comes from the coding sequence ATGAGGGTCGCCATTGCCGGTGCCGGTGCGGTGGGCCGCTCGATCGCGGGCGAGCTCCTGGAGAACGGGCACGAGGTCCTGCTGATCGACAAGGCGCCGACCGCCATCTCGGTCGAGCGCGTCCCGCAGGCGGAGTGGCTGCTCGCCGACGCCTGCGAGATCACTTCGCTGGACGAGGCCGCGCTGCAGCGGTGCAACGTGGTCATCGCGGCGACGGGCGACGACAAGGTGAACCTCGTCGTGTCGCTCCTCGCCAAGACGGAGTACGGGGTTCCGCGGGTCGTCGCCCGCGTCAACAACCCCAAGAACGAATGGCTGTTCAACGAGTCGTGGGGTGTGGACGTCGCCGTCTCGACCCCCCGTCTGATGTCGGCCCTGGTCGAGGAGGCGGTGAGCGTCGGCGACCTGGTCCGCCTGCTCCGCTTCAGCCACGGCGACGCCAACCTCGTCGAACTGACCCTGCCCCCGGAGTCGGCCCTGGCCGGCACCCAGGTCGGCGAAGTGGCCTGGCCCGAGGACACGTCCCTCGTCACCATCATCCGCGGCACCCGGGTCCTCACCCCCACCCCGGAGGACTCCCTGGAAGCAGGCGACGAACTCCTCTTCGTGGCGGCCCAGGCCCGCGAGGAACAGCTGGAGGACCTGCTGTCGGTGCGTCGCGAGGAGACGACGGGCTGA
- a CDS encoding APC family permease encodes MSKLTDVPKRILIGRALRSDRLGETLLPKRIALPVFASDPLSSVAYAPGEVLLVLSIAGVSAYHFSPWIAVAVVVLMFTVVASYRQNVHAYPSGGGDYEVANTNLGPKAGLTVASALLVDYVLTVAVSISSGIENLGSAIPFVVEHKVLCAIAVIVLLTLMNLRGVKESGKLFAIPTYVFVVGVFLMIAWGAFRGFVLDDTMKAPTADFEIKAEHQGLAGFALVFLLLRAFSSGCAALTGVEAISNGVPAFRKPKSKNAASTLAAMGLLAVTMFCGIIGLAMATNVRMAENPAHDLLKNGVEVGADYVQNPVISQVAEAVFGDGSFLFIVLAAATALVLFLAANTAYNGFPLLGSILAQDRYLPRQLHTRGDRLAFSNGIVLLAGAAILLVWVYGADSTRLIQLYIVGVFVSFTLSQTGMVRHWNRHLATEKDQAKRRHMVRSRAINAFGAFFTGLVLVVVLVTKFTHGAWVALLGMVIFYATMSAIRKHYDRVAEEIAAPEGPSDDSVRPSRVHSVVLISKIHRPTLRALAYAKLMRSDTLEALSVNVDPAETKALREEWERRGIDVPLKVLDSPYREITRPVIEYVKGLRRESPRDAVSVIIPEYVVGHWYEQLLHNQSALRLKGRLLFTPGVMVTSVPYQLESSEVAKKRARKRQDWNAPGSVRRGPAEDRPKEPSSPKS; translated from the coding sequence GTGTCCAAACTGACCGACGTGCCCAAACGGATCTTGATCGGGCGCGCACTGCGCAGTGACCGGCTCGGAGAGACACTCCTGCCGAAGCGCATCGCACTCCCCGTCTTCGCTTCCGACCCGCTCTCCTCCGTGGCGTACGCGCCGGGAGAAGTGCTGCTCGTCCTTTCCATCGCGGGCGTGTCGGCCTATCACTTCAGCCCCTGGATCGCCGTCGCGGTCGTCGTGCTGATGTTCACCGTCGTCGCCTCCTACCGGCAGAACGTGCACGCCTACCCCAGCGGCGGCGGTGACTACGAGGTGGCCAACACCAACCTCGGCCCCAAGGCCGGCCTCACCGTCGCCAGCGCGCTGCTCGTCGACTACGTCCTGACCGTCGCGGTGTCGATCTCGTCCGGCATCGAGAACCTCGGCTCGGCGATCCCGTTCGTCGTCGAACACAAGGTGCTCTGCGCGATCGCCGTCATCGTGCTGCTCACGCTGATGAACCTGCGCGGGGTCAAGGAGTCCGGGAAGCTCTTCGCGATCCCGACGTACGTCTTCGTGGTGGGCGTCTTCCTGATGATCGCGTGGGGTGCCTTCCGCGGGTTCGTCCTGGACGACACCATGAAGGCGCCGACCGCCGACTTCGAGATCAAGGCAGAGCACCAGGGGCTCGCGGGCTTCGCCCTCGTCTTCCTGCTGCTGCGCGCCTTCTCCTCCGGCTGTGCCGCGCTCACCGGTGTCGAGGCCATCTCCAACGGCGTCCCGGCCTTCCGCAAGCCCAAGTCCAAGAACGCGGCGAGCACGCTCGCCGCCATGGGCCTGCTCGCCGTCACCATGTTCTGCGGCATCATCGGCCTGGCCATGGCGACCAACGTCCGCATGGCCGAGAACCCGGCCCACGACCTGCTGAAGAACGGGGTCGAGGTCGGCGCCGACTACGTCCAGAACCCGGTCATCTCCCAGGTGGCCGAGGCCGTGTTCGGCGACGGCAGCTTCCTGTTCATCGTGCTCGCCGCGGCCACCGCGCTCGTGCTCTTCCTCGCCGCGAACACCGCGTACAACGGTTTCCCGCTGCTCGGCTCGATCCTCGCGCAGGACCGCTACCTGCCGCGCCAGCTGCACACCCGTGGCGACCGGCTCGCCTTCTCGAACGGCATCGTGCTGCTCGCCGGCGCGGCCATCCTGCTCGTCTGGGTCTACGGCGCCGACTCGACGCGGCTCATCCAGCTCTACATCGTCGGCGTGTTCGTGTCCTTCACGCTCAGCCAGACCGGCATGGTCCGGCACTGGAACCGCCACCTGGCCACCGAGAAGGACCAGGCCAAGCGCCGACACATGGTCCGCTCCCGGGCCATCAACGCGTTCGGCGCCTTCTTCACCGGCCTCGTCCTGGTCGTCGTCCTCGTCACCAAGTTCACGCACGGCGCCTGGGTCGCGCTGCTCGGCATGGTGATCTTCTACGCCACGATGTCCGCGATCCGGAAGCACTACGACCGCGTCGCCGAGGAGATCGCCGCGCCCGAGGGCCCGTCCGACGACAGCGTGCGCCCCTCCCGGGTCCACTCCGTCGTGCTGATCTCGAAGATCCACCGGCCGACACTGCGGGCCCTCGCGTACGCCAAACTGATGCGCTCGGACACCCTGGAGGCGCTCAGCGTCAACGTCGACCCGGCCGAGACGAAGGCCCTGCGCGAGGAGTGGGAGCGGCGCGGCATCGACGTACCGCTGAAGGTCCTCGACTCGCCGTACCGCGAGATCACTCGGCCGGTCATCGAGTACGTGAAGGGGCTGCGCCGTGAGTCGCCGCGCGACGCGGTGTCGGTGATCATCCCCGAGTACGTGGTCGGCCACTGGTACGAGCAGCTGCTGCACAACCAGAGCGCGCTGCGGCTCAAGGGGCGGCTGCTGTTCACGCCGGGCGTGATGGTGACGTCCGTCCCGTACCAGCTGGAGTCGTCCGAGGTGGCCAAGAAGCGGGCCCGCAAGCGGCAGGACTGGAACGCGCCGGGTTCCGTGCGGCGTGGGCCGGCCGAGGACCGGCCGAAGGAGCCGTCGTCCCCGAAGAGCTGA
- a CDS encoding NADPH-dependent F420 reductase: protein MTQTLGIIGSGMIGGALARLAVAVGLNVVVSNSRGPDTLADLVGELGERARAALPAEAARAGDLVVATVPLRAYDRLPVEALAGRTVIDTMNYYPDRDGRIAELDSGELTSSALVQRHLEGARLVKAFNNIDFRRLFTSARTAGAADRSALPVAGDDPAAKADVARLLDVLGYDAVDIGTLADSWRIEPNTPVYVQPYMAERPEGLSEEEMGRWFFETPGVPVPAARVKELADAAVRGPVGAPPSAVPRR, encoded by the coding sequence GTGACCCAGACTCTTGGAATCATCGGCAGCGGCATGATCGGCGGAGCGCTGGCCCGCCTCGCCGTCGCCGTCGGACTGAACGTCGTCGTGAGCAACTCGCGTGGCCCGGACACCCTCGCCGACCTCGTCGGCGAGCTCGGCGAGCGCGCCCGCGCCGCCCTGCCTGCCGAAGCCGCGCGGGCCGGTGACCTGGTGGTGGCGACCGTCCCGCTGCGCGCCTACGACCGGTTGCCCGTGGAAGCCCTGGCGGGCAGGACGGTGATCGACACGATGAACTACTACCCGGACCGCGACGGCCGCATCGCCGAGCTGGACTCGGGCGAGCTGACCTCCAGCGCCCTCGTGCAGCGGCATCTGGAAGGTGCGCGCCTGGTCAAGGCGTTCAACAACATCGACTTCCGGCGCCTGTTCACCAGTGCCCGGACCGCCGGTGCCGCCGACCGCAGCGCCCTGCCCGTCGCCGGTGACGACCCCGCCGCCAAGGCGGACGTGGCCCGCCTCCTCGACGTTCTCGGCTACGACGCGGTCGACATCGGCACCCTCGCCGACAGTTGGCGCATCGAACCCAACACCCCGGTCTACGTCCAGCCGTACATGGCGGAGCGGCCCGAGGGGCTGAGTGAGGAAGAGATGGGGCGCTGGTTCTTCGAGACTCCCGGCGTTCCGGTGCCCGCCGCCCGGGTGAAGGAGCTCGCGGACGCTGCTGTCCGGGGCCCGGTGGGCGCCCCTCCCTCGGCCGTCCCCAGGCGCTGA
- a CDS encoding response regulator, translated as MTRVLVVDDEPQITRALVINLKARKYEVDAAPDGATALQLAAARHPDVVVLDLGLPDMDGVEVIKGLRGWTRVPILVLSARHTSDEKVEALDAGADDYVTKPFGMDELLARLRAAVRRAEPTGGGEDDVIVETEDFTVDLAAKKVNRDGRDVRLTPTEWHLLEVLVRNTGRLVSQKQLLQEVWGPSYGTETNYLRVYMAQLRRKLETDPAHPRHFITEPGMGYRFEK; from the coding sequence ATGACCCGCGTCCTCGTGGTCGACGACGAGCCGCAGATCACCCGAGCCCTCGTGATCAACCTCAAGGCACGCAAGTACGAGGTCGACGCGGCCCCCGACGGCGCCACCGCCCTCCAGCTCGCGGCCGCCCGGCACCCCGACGTCGTCGTGCTCGACCTGGGCCTGCCCGACATGGACGGCGTCGAGGTGATCAAGGGGCTGCGCGGCTGGACCCGTGTGCCGATCCTGGTGCTGTCCGCCCGGCACACCTCCGACGAGAAGGTCGAGGCGCTCGACGCGGGCGCCGACGACTACGTGACCAAGCCCTTCGGCATGGACGAGCTGCTCGCCCGCCTGAGGGCCGCCGTCCGCCGTGCCGAGCCCACCGGGGGCGGCGAGGACGACGTGATCGTCGAGACCGAGGACTTCACCGTCGACCTGGCCGCCAAGAAGGTCAACCGGGACGGCCGCGACGTGCGCCTCACCCCCACCGAGTGGCACCTCCTGGAAGTGCTGGTGCGCAACACGGGCCGCCTGGTCAGCCAGAAACAGCTGCTCCAGGAGGTCTGGGGCCCCTCCTACGGCACCGAGACGAACTATCTGCGGGTCTACATGGCCCAGCTGCGCCGCAAGCTGGAGACGGACCCGGCGCATCCCCGGCACTTCATTACGGAGCCCGGCATGGGGTATCGATTCGAGAAGTGA
- a CDS encoding MarR family winged helix-turn-helix transcriptional regulator, protein MDKPTPLVEFEAMLLGRHIHLLTPHARGLHGRLDRSAYLLLSRIRAEGPMSIGRLSAAFGLDVSTLNRQTAAMLRAGVVERIPDPDGGVARKFAITAEGERRLTGDRAENIRGLEKVVADWTPEEVAEFATLLSRLNRDVERYDGRPWPRS, encoded by the coding sequence ATGGACAAGCCGACACCCCTGGTCGAGTTCGAGGCCATGCTGCTCGGGCGGCACATCCACCTGCTCACCCCGCACGCACGGGGTCTGCACGGGCGGCTCGACCGCAGCGCCTATCTCCTGCTCAGCCGCATCCGGGCGGAGGGACCGATGTCCATCGGCCGGCTCAGCGCCGCCTTCGGCCTGGACGTCTCCACCCTCAACCGGCAGACCGCCGCCATGCTGCGGGCCGGTGTCGTCGAGCGCATCCCCGACCCGGACGGGGGCGTCGCCCGCAAGTTCGCCATCACCGCCGAGGGCGAGCGACGCCTGACCGGCGACCGCGCCGAGAACATCCGGGGGCTGGAGAAGGTGGTGGCCGACTGGACACCCGAGGAGGTCGCCGAGTTCGCAACCCTGCTCAGCCGCCTGAACCGGGACGTCGAACGCTACGACGGGCGCCCCTGGCCGAGGAGTTGA
- a CDS encoding MFS transporter, which produces MESPDSPKAESRSGGVVGILAFAGIVAALTQTLVVPLIGDLPKLLDTSASNASWVITATLLAAAVATPVAGRLGDMYGKRRMLLASLIPLVVGSIVCALSSSVIPMITGRGLQGLGMGVVPLGISLLRDVVPKEKLGSSIAIMSASMGVGGALGLPFSAAIAENTSWRVLFWVVAALALAVGTLIWFVVPVGRANTAAGSSFDLLGAAGLGVALVCLLLGVSKGADWGWGSGTTLGLLGAAVVVLLAWGWWELRTREPLVDLRVTARPQVLMTNVASILVGFSMYAQSLVMPQLLQLPEATGYGLGQSMLAMGLWMAPGGLMMMLMSPLGAKVSAARGPKTTLTLGALIISLGYGISLPMIGTDSPLGLLAVTIVASTGVGFAYGAMPALIMSAVPQSETASANSFNTLMRSIGSSVSAAVMAVVLAQMTTDFGGFALPSEDGFRVAMLIGCAVALAAAAVALLIPVPKAAAEPEPGTAPDATPKTAEAKA; this is translated from the coding sequence GTGGAAAGTCCTGACAGTCCCAAGGCCGAGTCCCGCTCAGGCGGTGTCGTCGGCATCCTCGCCTTCGCGGGCATCGTGGCCGCGCTCACGCAGACCCTGGTCGTGCCGCTGATCGGGGACCTGCCGAAGCTGCTCGACACCAGCGCCTCGAACGCCTCGTGGGTGATCACCGCCACGCTGCTGGCCGCGGCGGTGGCGACGCCCGTCGCGGGACGCCTCGGTGACATGTACGGCAAGCGGCGCATGCTCCTGGCCTCGCTGATACCGCTCGTCGTCGGCTCGATCGTCTGCGCCCTGTCCTCCTCGGTGATCCCGATGATCACCGGACGTGGTCTGCAGGGCCTCGGCATGGGCGTGGTGCCCCTGGGCATCAGCCTCCTGCGCGACGTGGTGCCGAAGGAGAAGCTGGGCTCGTCCATCGCGATCATGAGCGCGTCCATGGGCGTGGGCGGTGCGCTCGGCCTGCCGTTCTCCGCCGCGATCGCCGAGAACACCAGCTGGCGCGTGCTGTTCTGGGTCGTCGCCGCCCTGGCCCTCGCGGTCGGCACCCTGATCTGGTTCGTCGTGCCCGTCGGCCGGGCGAACACCGCCGCGGGCAGCAGCTTCGACCTGCTCGGCGCGGCCGGCCTGGGCGTCGCGCTCGTCTGTCTGCTCCTCGGCGTCTCCAAGGGCGCCGACTGGGGCTGGGGAAGCGGCACCACCCTCGGACTGCTCGGCGCCGCGGTCGTCGTCCTGCTGGCCTGGGGCTGGTGGGAGCTGCGGACGCGTGAGCCGCTGGTCGACCTCCGGGTGACCGCCCGCCCGCAGGTGCTGATGACGAACGTCGCCTCGATCCTGGTCGGCTTCTCGATGTACGCCCAGTCGCTGGTCATGCCCCAGCTGCTTCAGCTACCCGAGGCCACCGGCTACGGCCTCGGCCAGTCGATGCTGGCCATGGGCCTGTGGATGGCGCCGGGTGGCCTGATGATGATGCTGATGTCGCCGCTCGGCGCCAAGGTCTCGGCCGCCCGCGGCCCCAAGACCACCCTGACCCTCGGAGCCCTGATCATCTCCCTCGGCTACGGCATCTCCCTGCCGATGATCGGCACGGACTCGCCGCTGGGCCTGCTCGCGGTGACCATCGTCGCCAGCACGGGCGTCGGCTTCGCGTACGGCGCGATGCCCGCCCTCATCATGAGCGCGGTGCCCCAGTCGGAGACCGCCTCCGCCAACAGCTTCAACACGCTGATGCGCTCGATCGGCAGCTCCGTGTCGGCCGCCGTGATGGCGGTGGTCCTGGCCCAGATGACCACGGACTTCGGCGGGTTCGCCCTGCCGTCCGAGGACGGGTTCCGGGTCGCCATGCTGATCGGCTGCGCCGTGGCCCTCGCGGCCGCGGCCGTCGCCCTGCTCATCCCGGTCCCGAAGGCGGCCGCGGAGCCGGAGCCCGGCACGGCACCGGACGCCACCCCCAAGACGGCCGAGGCCAAGGCCTGA
- a CDS encoding TetR/AcrR family transcriptional regulator — MSGAARTNTRDIARAAVRAELAQVAFELFRQEGFAKVTLDDLAAAAGVSRSTFLRYFGTKEDAVLGAFNAHGTQVADALRARPADEDDWTALRRALDTVVERYRLDPAGSLAMTRLVQDTPALCARQLEKQHGWRPALTEALAERDDSSRSTTLIRSVRAAAALDCLNVALDHWTASNGHLDLVDLLDEAFAALAPH, encoded by the coding sequence GTGAGTGGAGCGGCGCGTACGAACACACGAGACATCGCCAGGGCGGCCGTGCGGGCCGAACTGGCCCAGGTGGCCTTCGAGTTGTTCCGTCAGGAGGGCTTCGCCAAGGTCACCCTGGACGACCTGGCAGCGGCTGCCGGGGTGTCCCGCAGCACCTTTCTGCGCTACTTCGGCACCAAGGAGGACGCGGTCCTCGGCGCCTTCAACGCCCACGGCACCCAGGTCGCCGACGCCCTACGGGCCCGCCCCGCCGACGAGGACGACTGGACGGCCCTGCGCCGGGCCCTGGACACTGTCGTCGAGCGCTACCGCCTGGACCCGGCCGGCTCCCTGGCGATGACACGCCTCGTGCAGGACACCCCGGCCCTGTGCGCCCGCCAACTGGAGAAGCAACACGGCTGGCGCCCGGCCCTGACCGAGGCCCTGGCCGAGCGCGACGACTCCTCCCGGTCCACGACACTGATCCGATCCGTACGAGCCGCCGCCGCCCTGGACTGCCTGAACGTCGCCCTGGACCACTGGACGGCCTCCAACGGCCACCTCGACCTGGTCGACCTCCTGGACGAGGCCTTCGCGGCACTCGCACCACACTGA
- a CDS encoding DUF3159 domain-containing protein — MTSLDKPTEDAQRDSRAVTEAALFEAFGGLRGMIETVVPGLLFVTIFTINKDLHSAAIAALGVSILLVVVRLVMKDTVKHAFSGVFGVAFGVVFAMMTGNAKDFYLPGMLYTLGLALAYIITTLAGVPLIGLILGPVFKENLSWRTRNPGRKTAYAKASWAWGLILLAKCAILFPLYWWADTTQFGWVLIALKIPPFLLAVWLTWVFLAKAPPPIDVFAEMEAEERAEKEREAAARSAD, encoded by the coding sequence GTGACGTCGCTCGACAAGCCGACCGAAGACGCCCAGCGGGATTCGCGGGCGGTGACCGAGGCCGCGCTCTTCGAGGCGTTCGGCGGTCTGCGGGGCATGATCGAGACGGTCGTGCCGGGCCTGCTCTTCGTCACGATCTTCACGATCAACAAGGATCTGCACTCGGCGGCCATCGCGGCCCTCGGTGTCTCGATCCTGCTGGTCGTGGTCCGCCTGGTCATGAAGGACACCGTCAAGCACGCCTTCAGCGGCGTCTTCGGTGTGGCCTTCGGCGTGGTCTTCGCGATGATGACGGGCAACGCGAAGGACTTCTATCTGCCGGGCATGCTCTACACGCTCGGACTCGCCCTCGCCTACATCATCACGACGCTTGCGGGAGTTCCGCTGATCGGGCTCATTCTCGGCCCGGTCTTCAAGGAGAACCTCTCCTGGCGTACGCGTAACCCTGGGCGCAAGACGGCGTACGCGAAGGCCAGTTGGGCCTGGGGACTCATCCTGCTCGCCAAGTGCGCGATCCTGTTCCCGCTCTACTGGTGGGCCGACACGACTCAGTTCGGCTGGGTCCTGATCGCCCTGAAGATCCCGCCCTTCCTGCTCGCGGTCTGGCTCACGTGGGTCTTCCTGGCGAAGGCTCCGCCGCCGATCGATGTCTTCGCCGAGATGGAGGCGGAGGAGCGCGCGGAGAAGGAGCGGGAAGCGGCGGCTCGGTCTGCGGACTAG
- a CDS encoding class I SAM-dependent RNA methyltransferase produces MQAEPKKSPAGSLVGQEYEVEIGPVAHGGHCIARTDAGQVLFVRHALPGERVVARVTDGEEDSRFLRADAVTVLEASKDRVEAPCPYAGPGRCGGCDWQHAKPGAQRRLKGEVVAEQLQRLAGLTPEEAGWDGTVMPAEGDKLPAGEVPAWRTRVQYAVDEDGNAGLRRHRSHEVEPIEHCMIAAPGVSELGIEERDWSGMESVEAIAATGSQDRMVILEPRPGARLPLVELDKPVSVMRVEEHDGGIHRVHGRAFVRERADGRTHRVGSGGFWQVHPMAADTLVKAVMQGLLPRKGDMALDLYCGVGLFAGALADRLGDKGAVLGIESGKRAVEDAKHNLAAFDRVRIEQGKVETVLPRTGITEVDLIVLDPPRAGAGKKTVQHLASLGARKIAYVACDPAALARDLAYFREGGYRVRTLRAFDLFPMTHHVECVAILEPVSKGA; encoded by the coding sequence ATGCAGGCAGAACCGAAGAAATCGCCGGCGGGGTCGCTCGTGGGTCAGGAGTACGAGGTCGAGATCGGCCCCGTCGCGCACGGCGGGCACTGCATCGCCCGTACGGACGCCGGCCAGGTCCTCTTCGTACGGCATGCGCTGCCCGGCGAGCGGGTCGTCGCGCGGGTGACGGACGGCGAGGAGGACTCGCGCTTCCTGCGGGCGGACGCGGTGACCGTGCTGGAGGCGTCCAAGGACCGCGTCGAGGCGCCCTGTCCGTACGCCGGGCCGGGCCGCTGCGGTGGCTGCGACTGGCAGCACGCCAAGCCGGGCGCACAGCGTCGACTCAAGGGCGAGGTCGTCGCCGAGCAGCTCCAGCGGCTCGCGGGCCTCACCCCGGAGGAGGCCGGCTGGGACGGCACGGTGATGCCGGCCGAGGGCGACAAGCTGCCCGCCGGTGAGGTCCCCGCCTGGCGTACGCGCGTGCAGTACGCGGTCGACGAGGACGGCAACGCCGGTCTGCGCCGCCACCGTTCGCACGAGGTCGAGCCCATCGAGCACTGCATGATCGCCGCGCCCGGGGTCTCCGAGCTGGGCATCGAGGAGCGCGACTGGTCCGGCATGGAGTCGGTCGAGGCGATCGCGGCGACCGGTTCGCAGGACCGCATGGTGATCCTCGAACCGCGGCCCGGCGCCCGCCTGCCCCTCGTCGAACTCGACAAGCCCGTCTCCGTGATGCGCGTCGAGGAGCACGACGGCGGTATCCACCGGGTCCACGGCCGCGCCTTCGTCCGCGAGCGCGCCGACGGCCGTACGCACCGGGTCGGCAGCGGCGGCTTCTGGCAGGTCCACCCGATGGCGGCCGACACCCTGGTCAAGGCCGTCATGCAGGGCCTGCTCCCGCGCAAGGGCGACATGGCCCTCGACCTCTACTGCGGCGTCGGCCTCTTCGCCGGCGCGCTGGCCGACCGCCTCGGCGACAAGGGCGCGGTCCTCGGCATCGAGTCCGGCAAGCGCGCGGTGGAGGACGCCAAGCACAACCTCGCCGCGTTCGACCGCGTGCGCATCGAACAGGGCAAGGTCGAGACGGTCCTCCCGCGCACCGGCATCACCGAGGTCGACCTCATCGTCCTCGACCCGCCCCGCGCCGGCGCCGGCAAGAAGACGGTCCAGCACCTGGCCTCCCTCGGCGCCCGCAAGATCGCGTACGTCGCCTGCGATCCGGCCGCGCTGGCACGGGACCTGGCGTACTTCCGGGAGGGCGGATACCGGGTGCGGACGCTGCGGGCGTTCGATCTGTTTCCGATGACGCACCATGTGGAGTGCGTGGCGATTCTGGAGCCCGTCTCGAAGGGTGCCTGA
- a CDS encoding OB-fold nucleic acid binding domain-containing protein, with amino-acid sequence MSAVPRSEKPAGRFRRMIDRLSSSQEDLESEELREDTETAGCTRIGDCRDRQVVTVTGTLRTVTLRPRAGVPALEAELFDGSAALDVVWLGRRSIVGIEPGRKLIASGRISMSRGRRVLFNPKYELRPLGRE; translated from the coding sequence ATGAGCGCTGTTCCTCGTTCCGAAAAGCCGGCGGGCCGGTTCCGGCGGATGATCGACCGGCTCTCCTCGTCCCAGGAGGACCTGGAGTCGGAGGAGCTGCGCGAGGACACAGAGACCGCGGGCTGTACGCGTATCGGTGACTGCCGTGACCGACAGGTGGTCACCGTTACTGGTACCTTGCGCACGGTCACCCTGCGCCCTAGGGCCGGTGTCCCGGCCCTGGAGGCCGAGCTGTTCGACGGTTCGGCCGCCCTGGACGTGGTGTGGCTCGGCAGGCGCTCCATAGTGGGGATAGAACCGGGGCGCAAGCTGATCGCATCGGGCCGGATCTCGATGAGCCGGGGCCGCCGGGTGCTGTTCAATCCCAAATACGAACTCAGACCCCTCGGACGGGAGTAG
- a CDS encoding potassium channel family protein, giving the protein MHIVIMGCGRVGSALAQTLEQQGHTVAVIDQDPTAFRRLGSGFGGRRVTGIGFDQDTLREAGIEDAGAFAAVSSGDNSNIIAARVAREMFGIENVAARIYDPRRAEVYQRLGIPTVATVRWTADQMLRRLLPSGAEPLWRDPTGGVQLAEVHASTAWVGQRISRLQEETGVRVAFLTRLGEAVLPTSQTVLQEGDLVHVMMRTDDVEKVEASFAEGPEEEGGH; this is encoded by the coding sequence GTGCACATCGTCATCATGGGCTGCGGAAGAGTGGGTTCCGCTCTTGCCCAGACCCTGGAGCAACAGGGGCATACGGTCGCCGTGATCGACCAGGACCCCACCGCCTTCCGACGACTGGGCTCCGGGTTCGGCGGCCGTCGTGTCACCGGCATCGGCTTCGACCAGGACACCCTGCGCGAGGCGGGCATCGAGGACGCCGGCGCCTTCGCCGCCGTCTCCAGCGGTGACAACTCGAACATCATCGCCGCCCGGGTGGCCCGCGAGATGTTCGGCATCGAGAACGTCGCGGCGCGCATCTACGACCCCCGCCGTGCCGAGGTCTACCAGCGCCTGGGCATTCCGACGGTCGCCACCGTCCGCTGGACCGCCGACCAGATGCTGCGCCGGCTGCTGCCCTCGGGCGCCGAGCCGCTGTGGCGCGACCCCACGGGCGGGGTGCAGCTCGCCGAGGTGCACGCGTCCACGGCGTGGGTCGGCCAGCGGATCAGCCGGCTCCAGGAGGAGACCGGTGTGCGCGTGGCCTTCCTCACCCGGCTGGGCGAGGCGGTGCTGCCCACCTCGCAGACGGTGCTGCAGGAGGGCGACCTGGTGCACGTGATGATGCGTACGGACGACGTCGAGAAGGTCGAGGCGTCGTTCGCCGAGGGCCCCGAGGAAGAAGGCGGTCACTGA